In the genome of Phycisphaerae bacterium, one region contains:
- a CDS encoding thymidylate kinase has product MSELQFFGKGLPYVEKTDYPGVLITLEGTDGVGRTTQLVKLREWLEVQGYGVIETGWTRSPLIGRTITQAKQGRVLNRFTYSLLYAADFADRLEKEILPALRSGFVVLADRYVFTALARDVVRGVEREWVRDLFGFAPIPHLVLYLKIDVATLIRRVIPRGVVDYFESGMDLALGDDPYDCFKQYQTLLIREYNKLAMEFGFHVVNAAMKPEKIEAKLRDIVTTFFAGRKFLDWPGQRKANVNEQPPAGASATAPPPLIVPEAEPQTAAR; this is encoded by the coding sequence ATGAGCGAGCTTCAATTTTTTGGCAAGGGCTTGCCCTACGTCGAGAAAACCGATTATCCCGGCGTGCTCATCACTCTGGAAGGGACGGATGGCGTCGGCCGAACCACGCAACTGGTCAAGCTGCGCGAGTGGCTGGAGGTGCAGGGGTACGGCGTCATCGAGACGGGCTGGACGCGCAGCCCCTTGATTGGCCGGACCATCACACAGGCCAAGCAGGGGAGAGTTCTGAATCGGTTTACGTATTCCCTGCTCTACGCGGCGGATTTCGCAGATCGACTGGAGAAGGAGATTCTCCCGGCGCTGAGGAGTGGTTTCGTCGTTCTGGCGGATCGCTATGTTTTCACGGCGCTGGCTCGCGACGTCGTCCGTGGCGTGGAACGCGAATGGGTGCGCGACTTGTTCGGATTTGCGCCGATCCCGCATCTTGTCCTCTATCTGAAAATCGATGTTGCAACGCTCATACGCCGGGTCATCCCCCGGGGAGTCGTCGACTATTTTGAGTCAGGAATGGACCTGGCGCTCGGCGATGACCCCTACGATTGCTTCAAGCAGTATCAAACCCTTCTGATACGCGAATATAACAAGCTCGCTATGGAATTCGGTTTTCACGTCGTCAACGCGGCCATGAAACCGGAGAAAATCGAGGCAAAGTTACGCGACATCGTGACGACTTTCTTCGCCGGTCGAAAGTTCCTGGATTGGCCTGGCCAGCGAAAAGCAAACGTAAACGAGCAACCTCCCGCCGGCGCGTCCGCTACGGCGCCTCCACCCCTCATCGTCCCCGAGGCGGAGCCCCAAACGGCGGCTCGATAA